The following are from one region of the Verrucomicrobiota bacterium genome:
- a CDS encoding HAMP domain-containing sensor histidine kinase — protein sequence MPNDPVMAGAALAYVMETAPVLALQLDAHERVVAANAHARRVLGPELVGRTMAELAVGFTAAAADHSTGVQLLSLNTVAGVPESFYFRRFALPDGTLALGNLDFTEEARLRTEVLGLNRELNDLTRQLHLANAELRELNQLKNRFLGMAAHDLRKPVGVIMTYGEFVLDEAGGQLSAEHREFLRTCLTAATGMKQLIDNFLDVSVIESGQLRLNLAPAGVPEILAGAEPIIRLVAAKKKVTLLVDSTDEARRLRVDASKLQQVLLNLVGNAVEHSLPGQRVWLSSRWDAQNLVFAVRDEGPGIAPADQARLFTPFARAGTKKTAGERSVGLGLSIARLIVEAHGGRIWVESTPGQGATFFVTLPCQESQSISESKPS from the coding sequence ATGCCAAATGATCCTGTCATGGCCGGGGCGGCGCTCGCCTACGTGATGGAAACCGCCCCGGTGCTGGCGCTCCAATTGGACGCCCACGAGCGGGTCGTTGCCGCCAACGCCCATGCGCGGCGGGTGTTGGGACCGGAATTGGTGGGGCGCACCATGGCGGAATTGGCGGTGGGTTTCACCGCAGCGGCGGCGGACCACAGCACCGGCGTCCAGTTGCTTTCGCTAAACACGGTCGCCGGCGTGCCGGAAAGTTTTTATTTCCGCCGCTTCGCGCTGCCCGATGGCACGCTGGCCTTGGGCAACCTCGACTTTACGGAGGAGGCGCGGCTGCGCACCGAGGTGCTCGGGTTGAACCGCGAACTGAACGACCTCACCCGGCAGTTGCACTTGGCGAACGCGGAATTGCGCGAGTTGAACCAGCTCAAGAACCGGTTTCTCGGCATGGCCGCGCATGATCTGCGCAAGCCGGTTGGGGTGATCATGACCTACGGCGAATTTGTCCTCGACGAAGCCGGGGGGCAACTCTCAGCGGAGCATCGGGAGTTTCTGCGGACTTGCCTGACCGCCGCCACCGGCATGAAGCAGCTCATTGATAATTTCCTGGATGTGTCGGTCATCGAGTCGGGCCAACTGCGGCTGAACCTGGCACCGGCAGGCGTGCCGGAAATCCTGGCAGGCGCCGAGCCGATCATCCGGCTGGTGGCCGCCAAGAAAAAGGTCACCCTGCTGGTGGATTCAACGGACGAGGCGCGGCGATTGCGGGTGGACGCCTCCAAGCTCCAACAGGTGCTCCTGAATTTGGTCGGTAACGCCGTGGAACATTCCCTTCCCGGCCAGCGCGTCTGGTTGTCGTCACGCTGGGACGCACAGAATCTTGTTTTTGCGGTGCGCGATGAAGGCCCCGGAATTGCGCCCGCAGACCAGGCGCGGCTGTTCACCCCGTTTGCGCGCGCCGGCACGAAGAAAACTGCTGGCGAGCGCAGTGTCGGGCTGGGCTTATCCATTGCCCGCCTGATCGTTGAAGCTCACGGTGGCCGCATCTGGGTGGAAAGCACCCCCGGTCAGGGCGCGACGTTTTTCGTCACCCTGCCATGTCAGGAGTCACAATCAATCTCAGAATCAAAACCTTCATGA